ctccagaTTGACGCTACATATAAGACCAACTGCTATAAAATGCCTTTGGTTACTGTCGTAACTGTATCGTCGGAGAAGACGTCCATGCCAATTTGTTATGGCCTTCTTAATAACGAACAAGTTGCTACTTATGAgtggttcctccaacagctgtcgagattccaacaagcagGCAACATCGCGCCGCCAAAAGTTATTATCACGGATAAGGACGACCAGCtgcgtgctgcagcacggcaaatatttcctaatgcgcaacttcagctatgtgtcttccatatcaacagcaatgtggTCTTATCTATtaagaagtggtggaagaaaaccgATGGCTCTGAGACAGATAGCGATagtgacaatgcagatacTGCTGACATTCAAGAGATGGAACGTGGGAATGTCAATGTTAAAGATATGAaggattccaaacttggcgctGTTCCCAAACGAGTATTAAAAACTCGAGCTGGTCTGTACCTCCTCTGGAGACATATGGTATTTAGCAGATcggaggacgagttcaatcaagcatggcggcaacttcaagagacCTTTGAACACCAGGAGCACATTCTGAGTTATCTCAAGAGCACATATTTacctttgaagaaagaatgggcatGCTGCTATACTCGCCATTATCGGAACTTCGGTTTGATTACGACAGCACCGGCCGAGTCAAACCATCATTCTCTGAAGACCTACAACCTATCCCTTCGGTCCGACCTCCctgatgtcgaagaggccACAGCTAGTCAGACAGTGGATAAACGTCTGCTatataaagacaaaatacaacaagcaaacaccaccattcggAACCAGTTCtcaggaagagagtggcttggccagctgccttTAAGTGTCACTCGTTGGGCACTAGACCAACTCAACGAGATCCACAGGCTTATGGAATCAGGccagatctccaagaagcctttACTAGCGTGTACAGGCTCTACTAAGGCTCAAtacggcttgccttgtgctcacaTGCTCCTCAGGTTAGCTGATCAAGATAAGCCACTGAAgagggaagacttggatccattttggcacatcaaacgatctcgagaaattgacgatcctcttcttcaggtACAGCGTCCTCCGATGGGAATACCCAAGGGACGACCacaaaatggcgaaccatttggcaacgaacgTGCGATTCccgatcatcaacttgcgcctCAAGGGTCAACACGAAGTGGCGTTAAGAGGTCAGCACGTCGGAActactctcaattcgagctaGGGTcaactcttgacgaggaagacgcagccgacctaccagaccaacaacagcctcggcgaaaACGGAGTAAAGTTTCTGCTAGAGTCACAACTCGAGatactcgtcaacaggcaaagggACACAGGGGCGGGAATAATCCAGctaaacagcatcattctccaGATGTAGAGGAGGACCATAAAATAACgaagattttgcttgcgaagggacagaaaaagtggaaggaaaaggaaaaggttggtgatagcATTGTAGTTGCAACGGATTAAGGTAGGAAGTCACCCTGGTGTGGTAGCAAAGTACTACTCAGGCACTGTaagtagttgttggtatggtggaaatactggagatatcacttgcagcaaatttgaccgggacattatcggagactgctgtggctgaatgtgggggggtgcgtccgaatagagatttgggtgcgtccgattaaagactgtctaAAAGAAAGTACATTGCCGCTATAAGATGTGACCAAACATTGACTGCCGTATCGAAAGCATCTGACCGTCAGTTAAATGTCCCTAAAATGGTGAGGGAATTAGCGCGAGGAATAGTTACCTGTCTCGTGGTCCAGAAAATACTCGTAAATGATCTCACAACAGAATAGGATGCATGGCTGATATGTGGGTTAGCTTCGAGCATCTGGGTTTTGCTGAAGAGCCCTAACCGGTATCCAGATTGAATGTAAACATTGTCTCTGGTGTGCAATGTCAGAGTTAAGTCAAATGTTGGGCCTTTTTGTACTGACACACCTCTGCCACGATGCTATGCATTGACACATTTCTTATCAGACGTTGGATCCGTGAACGGTTTGGGATAAACCTACCTGCATCCGCCGATAGGAGGAAGGTTTCAGCTCTCATGTTTGTACTCATGGGGAGTAGGACCCAAaaggttgagaagctgggaaATGTCTTGTGACC
Above is a window of Pochonia chlamydosporia 170 chromosome Unknown PCv3seq00022, whole genome shotgun sequence DNA encoding:
- a CDS encoding transposase (similar to Metarhizium robertsii ARSEF 23 XP_007817108.2); the encoded protein is MLIRSVLNTIALQAVDKTLLMLAMAHPPGFPEPSETLPVDSADESISDSDECNEIDESEDWNGEPWEAVFPSDSPLLTTTYESLELLLDSLKEFCVQNRMGLITIRSQKNKAKTRTIKCELVCDKSRYYKPRESIAKIRNTNTTKLAANCPFKVIVQSLHANNYEWSMRVVSSLHRDHGPSQGLTEHYQWRKLTDEQMNLLKDLCLDKTISSRSVHKQLCQKWPQIAIRRTDIYNWRWKVNQAKRQGYGPANDFVRTLSESKRVWIWGLDWIHDEFRFRNAAWAYHKGGKMWQQFSSCLQIDATYKTNCYKMPLVTVVTVSSEKTSMPICYGLLNNEQVATYEWFLQQLSRFQQAGNIAPPKVIITDKDDQLRAAARQIFPNAQLQLCVFHINSNVVLSIKKWWKKTDGSETDSDSDNADTADIQEMERGNVNVKDMKDSKLGAVPKRVLKTRAGLYLLWRHMVFSRSEDEFNQAWRQLQETFEHQEHILSYLKSTYLPLKKEWACCYTRHYRNFGLITTAPAESNHHSLKTYNLSLRSDLPDVEEATASQTVDKRLLYKDKIQQANTTIRNQFSGREWLGQLPLSVTRWALDQLNEIHRLMESGQISKKPLLACTGSTKAQYGLPCAHMLLRLADQDKPLKREDLDPFWHIKRSREIDDPLLQVQRPPMGIPKGRPQNGEPFGNERAIPDHQLAPQGSTRSGVKRSARRNYSQFELGSTLDEEDAADLPDQQQPRRKRSKVSARVTTRDTRQQAKGHRGGNNPAKQHHSPDVEEDHKITKILLAKGQKKWKEKEKVGDSIVVATD